A window of Clostridia bacterium contains these coding sequences:
- a CDS encoding outer membrane beta-barrel protein: protein MRRLLLCVLLAFVSMSALAQESYVGRYNAFTGFSYLSTPKMNLFQRGFNGEAGINVNRWLALGADFSMFKGHSSLTPEELTDAHQANLAPLLPLLPPGTKLSVPYDAETYTFSAGPQVNIRKLNAVTFFVRPAFGILYEKVTGKPDNPLATTVVTGLVGPSKAKSDTVLFYGFGGGMDLNVSKHVALRFAADFVHTNLFEGMLREGRNSVRFSTGPTFRFGKNVGGKSVH from the coding sequence ATGCGCCGCTTACTTTTGTGCGTTCTTTTAGCATTTGTGTCTATGTCGGCCCTGGCACAGGAATCCTATGTAGGACGTTACAATGCATTTACTGGATTTTCTTACCTGTCCACGCCGAAGATGAACCTGTTTCAGCGCGGGTTCAATGGCGAGGCCGGTATCAATGTAAACCGGTGGCTAGCGTTGGGTGCCGATTTCAGCATGTTCAAAGGCCACAGCTCACTAACGCCGGAAGAACTGACCGACGCTCATCAGGCGAATTTGGCTCCGCTGCTTCCGTTGCTTCCGCCAGGCACGAAGCTGTCGGTTCCTTACGACGCAGAAACGTACACGTTCAGCGCAGGGCCGCAAGTCAACATTCGCAAGCTGAATGCGGTGACGTTTTTCGTTCGCCCGGCCTTTGGCATCTTGTACGAGAAGGTGACAGGCAAGCCGGATAATCCACTCGCGACAACTGTTGTGACCGGGCTCGTCGGGCCAAGTAAAGCGAAGAGCGACACCGTGCTGTTCTACGGCTTCGGTGGCGGTATGGACCTTAATGTCTCCAAGCACGTTGCGTTGCGGTTTGCGGCCGACTTCGTGCACACGAACCTTTTCGAAGGCATGTTGAGGGAAGGTCGAAACAGTGTTCGCTTCTCGACAGGCCCGACGTTTCGCTTTGGAAAGAATGTCGGCGGAAAGAGCGTTCACTAG